From the Mahella australiensis 50-1 BON genome, the window TAGACTCGAAAAAGCACAAAAAGACCGGGATGCTTTGCTCGATGACTTAAAACTTGGCCAAAAGATGGGGGAAGAGAGTATTGCCATACCCAAAATCGAGAAAATCCTCGAATTGTATAAGTCTACGGATGATCCCGCACTTAAAAACAAGCTCTTGAAAGAGGTGCTCGAGAAAGCGGTTTATACAAAAACCGTTAACGGGCGTTGGCATAATAGTCCCGGTGATTTTGAACTCGTATTATACCCCAAATTACCCAGATAGTTTATCATTGATAACATATCGGCACCAAAGAGCTCGCCCATTTTGAAATGATAGGCTCCATGGTATATCAGCTCACAAAAGACGCCAGCATAGAACAGATAAAGGCCAGCGACACCGGTGTCTATTATACGGATCATGATAAGGGCATATACCCCAGCACCGGCACAGGCGTGCCCTTTAACGCAGCCTATATACAGTCCAAAGGCGATCCGATGGCTGATATACACGAGGATATGGCTGCCGAGCAAAAGGCGCGGGCCACATATGAGCATCTGCTCGATCTAGCCGATGATCCGGATGTTATGGACCCGCTTAAATTCCTGCGTGAGAGGGAAATAGTCCATTTCCAGCGTTTCGGCGAGGTAATGGATAAGCTGCAGGAATACCTCGACTCAAAGAAATACTTTTAACACACAGCCGGTACTCGCTTTAACGAGGCCGGCTGTTTCTACAACGCTTTTTATCTAGGGCTGTTCAGCAAACTTTTGCACCCTTTCCCCGAATCTCGGGCTAGCTGAACTGCTGAAAAATAGACCACCTATCAAAGATAAACTTCGCTTCTCCGGATCTATTTAAAACAGCTAAATTGTAAGTTAACCCTCTTTATCCTCGGTTTGACGTCTAGCTTTTAGGCCGTCTAAGAGCACCGATATAGTTTGTTTTTCTTCTTGACTCAAGCTTTCTAAAGCTATTATCTGCGAGGCAATATAAGGTCCTATCACTTCTTTTAGCTTGTCGTCAATAGTTTTTTTTGCCGGATATCTTATATCAGTACGACCCATAAGGTAATCTATCGACACGTTAAAATAATCAGCGATCATCTTTTTAATACTGTCATCTGGTATGCTTTTATCATGCTCATACAAAGATACAGTAGATTTTACTATACCAAATAGTTTGCCAAATTCTTCTTGAGTCATGTTATGTTCTTTTCTTAGTTGTTTTATACGCTGGCCCAAAGTCACCATAATTTCACATTTTACCTCGCATTAAGTATAATTCAGCTTTAATTATAGCAATTAAAGCCGGATTATAGGCTGTGTTTAAGAAAGATTAATTATTTATAATAAAAAAGCTTGACAGTCGAGTATAATTAAACTATAATACATAAAGAGTTTTACTTATATGCACATAATGCTTCATAAGTTTAAGCATGATAAACTCGGATGCCTTTAGACATATTATAAAAGATATACTCATATATTTTTCGTGTGCATATAGTTGGGGGAGGATGAGAATATGTAAAATACTAGACTAGCAGAAATAAGAAATCGAATACTAGCAAAGGAAGGTGGGAGAGCTCGAGTGCTTGAAAATACATTTACAGAAAGAAAAAATACATTTCGCGAGAACAAGGTAGTATGGAAAAATAGAAGAACAGGGATTATGTTTATCTTGCCGTGGTTGATCGGTTTCGCTATTTTCAGCATATATCCTATAATAACATCTTTTTATTATAGTTTTACTGAATACAATATACTCAAACCACCACAGTGGATAGGCCTGGGTAACTATATTCAATTGCTTAACGATGATCCGCTATTCTGGAAATCACTTTATAACACTTTGTATTACGCTGTATTTTCCCTGCCTTTAGGCATGGTAGTCAGTCTGGTACTAGCCATGCTATTGAATACCAAGATCAAGGGATTGGCCATATATAGAACCATCTTTTACATGCCAACTATAGTACCTGCTGTAGCATCATCTATATTGTGGATGTGGCTTTTAGACCCGCAAATGGGTATAATAAATGCCGCATTATCCTATATAGGCATAAAAGGACCTGCTTGGTTGGTCGATCCTGCATGGGCCAAACCGGCTCTTATATTGATGAGCCTATGGGGCGTAGGGGGGTCTATGGTTATATATTTAGCTGGATTACAAGACGTTCCAGAAGAGCTCTACGAATCAGCAGAATTGGATGGGGCAACATGGTGGCCTAAAATCTGGCATATAACCTTGCCTATGATAAGTCCCACGATATTCTTTAACCTTATAATGGGTCTCATCGGTTCGTTCCAATACTTTACTCAGGCTTACATAATGACCGGCGGCGGCCCTATGGATTCCACGCTATTCTATTCATTACATCTCTTTAACAATGCATTTAGATACTACCATATGGGTTATGCATCTGCCATGGCATGGATACTATTTATAATCATACTGGCTGCTACCCTATTGGTCTTCAAAACATCAGCGCGTTGGGTATATTACGGTGGTACAAACCAATAAAAATTTATACTGGAGGTAAAATCGATGATACGAAAACGTTATATTGTATTGATGGCATCTTTGCTGGTTATAATTATGGCTCTATTATCCGCATGCAACAGCAATCAGCCAGCTGGTACCAATGAGGATGGAGAAAACTCGTCATCCACAAATAAAAACGACAATTCTAGCAGCGGAAACCCAGAGCCTGTAGAAGTGACCTACTGGCATATGTGGACAAGTGATTGGGGTAAACTTATAGATGAAATAGTAGCAGAATTTAATAAAACTCATCCCAACATCAAAGTTAAGGCATTATCCCTACCTACTGACGCTGAGACCAAGTTCTTAGCGGCGACTACCGGTGGAGATGCCCCAGATGTATTTACCGAGTGGAACATGATCATAGGTTCATGGGCTGAAAGTGGCGCCATACAGCCGTTAGACCAATTTATAGATGCTGATGCACCTGATATGCGAGAATGGATGTATCCTATATGTAAAGAGATAGGTACTTACCAAGGTAAAACATATGCTATACCTATGTCTATGAATGTCTTCATGCTTTGGTGGAACAAGGATATCTTCAAAGAAGCAGGATTAGATCCGGATAAGCCGCCTGAAACTATAGAAGAATTAGATGCCATTCAAAGCAAGCTGTGGAAAATAAACGACCGCGGTATAGTAGAAAGGGTAGGATTCTTCCCAGGTGGTTGGAACTTCTGGATGCCACCATTTGGCGGCGATATATATGATGAACAAAATGATAAGGTTACCCCTACCAACCAAAATATAGTAAAGATGTTCGAATGGTTCCAGTCCTATGTAAAGCCAAAGGAACAAGGTGGTAAAGGATATGATATACAAAAGGTCGATGCCTTTAATAAAAGCAGCGCTAGCCGCGAGAATGCCATGCAACCTTGGCTTATAGGTAAACAAGCTATATGGACAAACGGTATGTGGATATTAGAAGATATAAAAAATTACAATCCTGACTTAAATTATGGGGTTGCATCGTATCCATACCCTAAAGACGGTGGTAAACCTAATTCCAGTTGGATCAACGGGAATTTCAACGTTATACCAGCCAATGCTAAGCACCCAAAGGAAGCGTGGGAATTCATAAAGTGGCTCGCAGGATACGGAGCAGAGGCTGATGCTGCAAAAATACTGCCCAAGGGCGGCTGGATACCGGTATCACCTAAAGTAACAGAGCAACCGGAATATCAGAAGTTCTTGGATGAGGTGCCTGTACGGCGTCAATTTGTCGATCTTATGTCCAGCGAAAACGTTCAGATAACACCCGTTCTACCATATCAACAATATTTAAGCGACCGCATGGCTCAAGCTGAAACCAGGGTGTTGCATAATGAACAAACGCCTTTAGAAGCACTACAGCAGGTAGAGCAAGAGGTAACTAAAGAAGCAGCGAAATATAAGAAATAATCCTAGAGGAGGCAGAGCCTCCTCTAGGTTATAATAGAAAGGAGTTTTGATTTCATGGCAGCAGAGGCAGTTTCTATATCCAGCAACCTTAAGTATACTTCTAAGAAACGGCAAAAATTAATAA encodes:
- a CDS encoding manganese catalase family protein; amino-acid sequence: MGTKELAHFEMIGSMVYQLTKDASIEQIKASDTGVYYTDHDKGIYPSTGTGVPFNAAYIQSKGDPMADIHEDMAAEQKARATYEHLLDLADDPDVMDPLKFLREREIVHFQRFGEVMDKLQEYLDSKKYF
- a CDS encoding ABC transporter substrate-binding protein; this translates as MIRKRYIVLMASLLVIIMALLSACNSNQPAGTNEDGENSSSTNKNDNSSSGNPEPVEVTYWHMWTSDWGKLIDEIVAEFNKTHPNIKVKALSLPTDAETKFLAATTGGDAPDVFTEWNMIIGSWAESGAIQPLDQFIDADAPDMREWMYPICKEIGTYQGKTYAIPMSMNVFMLWWNKDIFKEAGLDPDKPPETIEELDAIQSKLWKINDRGIVERVGFFPGGWNFWMPPFGGDIYDEQNDKVTPTNQNIVKMFEWFQSYVKPKEQGGKGYDIQKVDAFNKSSASRENAMQPWLIGKQAIWTNGMWILEDIKNYNPDLNYGVASYPYPKDGGKPNSSWINGNFNVIPANAKHPKEAWEFIKWLAGYGAEADAAKILPKGGWIPVSPKVTEQPEYQKFLDEVPVRRQFVDLMSSENVQITPVLPYQQYLSDRMAQAETRVLHNEQTPLEALQQVEQEVTKEAAKYKK
- a CDS encoding carbohydrate ABC transporter permease, with product MLENTFTERKNTFRENKVVWKNRRTGIMFILPWLIGFAIFSIYPIITSFYYSFTEYNILKPPQWIGLGNYIQLLNDDPLFWKSLYNTLYYAVFSLPLGMVVSLVLAMLLNTKIKGLAIYRTIFYMPTIVPAVASSILWMWLLDPQMGIINAALSYIGIKGPAWLVDPAWAKPALILMSLWGVGGSMVIYLAGLQDVPEELYESAELDGATWWPKIWHITLPMISPTIFFNLIMGLIGSFQYFTQAYIMTGGGPMDSTLFYSLHLFNNAFRYYHMGYASAMAWILFIIILAATLLVFKTSARWVYYGGTNQ
- a CDS encoding helix-turn-helix domain-containing protein — protein: MVTLGQRIKQLRKEHNMTQEEFGKLFGIVKSTVSLYEHDKSIPDDSIKKMIADYFNVSIDYLMGRTDIRYPAKKTIDDKLKEVIGPYIASQIIALESLSQEEKQTISVLLDGLKARRQTEDKEG